GGTCATCGTGACGAGCTTGCCGACACCCATGTCTGCGAGACGGTCTTCGGACGCCCCGGCGAACTCCGCGGGGTAGTCCATGGCGCCGACGCCGACGATGGTTCCCTGGCCGCGGGTAAGGCGGGGCACCGAGTGCCGGGTGCCGATACCACCGGGGTTGGTGAGCTGGATGGTCACGCCGCTGAAGTCGTCCATCGTGAGCTTGCCGATACGGGCACGCTTGACGATGTCCTCGTAGGCGTCGACGAACCCGTCGAAGGTGAGCGTCTCGCATTCACGGATGGCGGCGACAACGAGGTTGCGGGCTCCGTTCTTGCTGACCATGTCGATGGCCAGGCCGAGGTTGATGTGCTCGGGAGTGACCTGGACGGGCTTGCCGTCGACGACCTTGTAGCTGTTGTTCATCGAGGGGTGGGCCTGAACTGCCTTGACCATGGCCCAGCCGATGATGTGGGTGAAGCTGATCTTGCCTTTACCGCGGGACTGCAGGTGGTCATTGACCATCGCCCGGTTCTCGAACATGAGCTTGGCGGGCATGTCGCGGACCGTGGTGGCGGTGGGGATCTCCAGCGAGATGTCCATGTTCTTCGCGATGGACTTCTGGGCCCCCTTGAGCGGGTGCTCGCCGGCAGTAGGCGCCTCGGCGGGGCTCTTCGGTGCCGGAGGTGCGACGCGTTCCGGAATCGGGTTAACCGATGCAGAAAGCGACTTCTTCGGGGTGGCCGGCGCACTCTTCGGTGCGCTCTTGGTCTTGTTCTCGACGGAGCCGGTGGCCTTCGTGGTCTTCGTGGCCGGTGCGCTCTTCGTCTCGGCGGTCTTACCGCCGTTCCCGGAGGTCGTGGAGCTCGGGGACGGGGTCCCCGAGGCGTGGTCAACCGTGTCCGGCCGCTTGTTGAAGAGTTCCCGCCACTCCGGATCGACGGACTGGGGGTCTTCCTTGAACTGCTGGTACATCTGGTCGACCAGCCATTCATTTTGGCCGAAATTGGTGCTGTTCACAGCAGGTCCTCGCCTCATTTCATGATGTGGTCAATCTCGACGCTCCACCCTACTACAACACTGTCGACGGTGAATCCGTTGGGCCGCGAGTCGAAACAGGCAGATGAGGGTATGTTTTCAGTAACTTTCTCCGTGCACTGTGACGGAGGTCCTGTTCCGTCGGAAAAATGACAGTTTCTTGCCTCCGCTGCGGCGGTGGAACTGGGCTAGCATGGGGGAGTTCCGGCAGGCGTGCCGCATGAAACTGGCGCGTGCTGCACAAAGTGTGGATTAGGTACCTAGGAGGCACCCGCCATGGGGTTCTATGAGGATGTTGCAGAGTCCCTGGATTCGGAGGGGATTGAGTCCAGGGTCAATGACGGTACCCTTTTCGTTCCGGTGTCTACGGATCTGGAGATTCAGTTCGTTGAGATCGAGGACGGTGTACCCGGTGGCCTGTCGGCGGCGAACGTCTTCCTCGCCATGGCCGACGTGGCGGAAGACGACGAAGATTTCGAGGCGGCGCTGGTAGGGGTGGTGTTCTCCGTGGATGACGCCGTAGCCACCGTCGCACGTCATGTCGCCACAGACCTTGTGGTGGGTGTCATCCGTGACCTGATCGACGGAACTGACTCGCGGATTGTTGATCTGCAGTTCGAGCAGGATGCCAGTGACGCTCTCCGTGTTTCCGCGGAGATCGGGGAGAGCTCGGAGCTGGTTGTCACTCTTGACGGTGAGTCCGTGGAGCCGACTGCCCACGTCGAGTTCATCTCGTTGGGAGAGGGCTTTGAGGACCTGATGGATCAGGCGATTGCCGAGGTCTGGGATGACGGGGCCCTTAGTGAAGAGTATTCGGAGATGGAACGTCAGGCCATGTTCCGCGGCCTGGTCGCCAATGTCGCGGATATGTCCGAGGAGGTTCTCGATCTGGGGCAGTACACCGATTTCGACCGGCTCTTCGATGTGCTTGCACTGGCGCAGAAACAGGCGTCCCACTGGGAGTCGCTCCTTGTCCCCCTGGAAACACTGTGGGAGGACGATGCTGCCGCGGACGACGCATCGGAGGACTCAGCGGACTATGTCGCCGACGAGGATTCGTGATCTGACACCGTCAGGCAACGTTGGTGTGCCCGGTGTGGTGACTATGTCCGTGGCCGTGTGGGACGGAGCGGCCGGGCTCTCCGTTTGTCAGGGCATGCCATGTCCACTCCAGGCGTTGACCGTCGGGGGTGGGCTCACCACACACTTCCTCCGATAGCCACGGCACGCAGTCACAGGGGGCGGGCCCCTCTTCCCCTGAAGAGGCGGGGCAGCCCTGTGGGAGGAGTATCCGACGGAACAGGGAGTGGACGTCAACAGTCATATTCCGGTCTGAACCGTTGAGTTCAGATGGTGACGCCAGTGCCGTGAGCGTGACCAGATGGCATTCGGGTGCGGGTGGGGAGTCTAGGGCGCGTGAACCGGTGAGCCTACGCCACATGGCGGGTGACACACGGTGACGTGACAGGAATACTTGCGCAGGACCTGTCGGTAGCGCGATCTGCAGGGAGGGTGCCTGCCAGCCCGGTGTTACCTGAATCCGGCTGCGAGGGTGGCGGAGAACGCCAGAGCACCGGTCGGCCGCCCGGCTGACGGAGGCAGAAGGCCTCAGGGCGCTGAGTGGCCGTCGCATTAGGGTCCGGAGGGAATGTGCCGGCGTGGTGGTGTGGTCCATGGTCCGTGACGTTACGGGCGGCTGTGGACACTGATAGCACTCACTGTCCCACTATCGAACATTCGTTCGATAGTGGGCGTGGCTAGAACAGTTCTGTAGGCGCAACCCGACGAGGGAAGACGCGGGGCCGGGCTCCCGCAATCTCCTCGACGATGCGGATCACCTGGTTGGAGTAGCCGTACTCGTTGTCGTACCAGACGTAGACAACCAGGTTATTGCCGTCGGCAATCGTGGCCAGTCCGTCGACGATGCCGGCATGGGTTGAACCGACGAAGTCGGTGGAGACCACCTCAGGAGATTTGATGTAGTCGATCTGCTGGCGGAGGTTGGAGTGCAGCGCGACCTTATGGAGGTAGGTGTTGACCTCGTCACGGCTGGTGGCGTTGTCGAGAGTGAGGTTCAGCACTGCCATGGATACGTCTGGGGTGGGCACGCGGATGGCGTTACCCGTGAGCTTGCCCTCGAGCTCGGGGAGGGCCTTGGCGACCGCTTTTGCTGCGCCGGTTTCCGTGAGGACCATGTTCAGGCCCGCCGCACGACCACGTCGGTCACCCTTGTGGAAGTTGTCGATGAGGTTCTGGTCGTTGGTGAACGAGTGGACGGTCTCCACATGACCGTGGCTGATGCCGTACCTGTCGTTGAGTACCTTGAGGACCGGGGTGATGGCGTTTGTGGTGCAGGAAGCAGCCGAGAGGATGTTGTCGGCGTCGCTGTCGGTGATATCGGCATGGTTGATGCCGTAGACCAGGTTGCGGACATCGCCCTTGCCCGGAGCGGTCAGCAGCACTTTGCTGACCCCCGGTGCCGTGAGGTGCTGAGACAGTCCTTCACGGTCGCGCCAGCGTCCGGTGTTGTCGACGAGGACTGCATCCTGGATTCCGTAGGAGGTGTAGTCGACCTGTGCCGGATCGTTGGAGTAGATGACCTGGATCGGCGTGCCGTTGGCCCAGATGATCTCCTTGTCGGTGTCGACCGTGATCGTCCCGTCGAAGGCCCCGTGAACGGAGTCTCGACGCAGAAGGCTGGCGCGCTTCTCGAGGTCTTCGTCACCGTTGCGCCGGACCACGATCGCGCGCAGGCGGACGCCGCCGTACGCGGCCTCGCGGGCAATGAGGATGCGTGCCAGCAACCGGCCGATCCGTCCGAAACCGTAGAGCACCACGTCGGTGGGCTGCTTCTCGGAGTGGCCCCCGACGACCTCGGCGAGCTCGCGTTCGAGGTAACTACGGAGGCTCCCCGTAGAGGCACCTTCTGCCTCGTAACCGGTCGCCAGACGACCGAGGTCGATGGATGCCGTTC
The genomic region above belongs to Corynebacterium glyciniphilum AJ 3170 and contains:
- a CDS encoding glyceraldehyde-3-phosphate dehydrogenase, translating into MSAQAPDSQSDWNSRILLAEQILPLLSRLHREHNVVTSVFGRLLINVTSVDIIKSHRYARLVTDRELPLSSTLPILQELVEMNLGTASIDLGRLATGYEAEGASTGSLRSYLERELAEVVGGHSEKQPTDVVLYGFGRIGRLLARILIAREAAYGGVRLRAIVVRRNGDEDLEKRASLLRRDSVHGAFDGTITVDTDKEIIWANGTPIQVIYSNDPAQVDYTSYGIQDAVLVDNTGRWRDREGLSQHLTAPGVSKVLLTAPGKGDVRNLVYGINHADITDSDADNILSAASCTTNAITPVLKVLNDRYGISHGHVETVHSFTNDQNLIDNFHKGDRRGRAAGLNMVLTETGAAKAVAKALPELEGKLTGNAIRVPTPDVSMAVLNLTLDNATSRDEVNTYLHKVALHSNLRQQIDYIKSPEVVSTDFVGSTHAGIVDGLATIADGNNLVVYVWYDNEYGYSNQVIRIVEEIAGARPRVFPRRVAPTELF